ATTTCTTCGAGGTCCACACTGTCTGCGAGCTTGCGAAGTGGCACGATCACGATCTCGAGGAAGCGGGGCGGCTCACCGAGCCGCTGCGCTACGACCCGGCTACCGACCGCTACGTGCCGGTGTCGTGGCAGCAGGCATTCGATGCGATCGGCGCCGAGCTGCGCACGCTCGACCCGGCCAGCGTGGTGTTCTACACGTCGGGCCGCGCATCGCTGGAAACCTCGTACATGCTGCAGCTTTTCGCGCGCATGTACGGCACCAACAATCTGCCCGACAGCTCGAACATGTGCCATGAGAGCACCAGCGTCGGGCTCAAGGAAGCGATTGGCGTTGGCGTCGGCACGGTCTCGCTCGACGACTTCGAGAAGACCGACCTGATGTTCTTCTTCGGCCAGAACGTCGGTACGAATAGCCCGCGCATGCTGCATCAGTTGCAGGACGCGCGCAAACGCGGCGTGCCGATCATCACGTTCAATCCTTTGCGCGAACCGGGGCTGCTGCATTTCGCAAATCCGCAGTCACCGGTCGACATGCTCACACCCACCGATACGCAGATCAGCACGCAATACCATCAGGTGAAGACGGGTGGCGATACCGCCGCGATCCTCGGCATCTGCAAACTCGTGATCGAAGCGGACGATCGCGCGGTCAGTACGGGCGGCGCGCGGGTCGTCGATGTCGATTTCATCCGCGAGCATACGAACGGCTACGAGCAGTTCGCGCAGTACGCGCGCGCGGCGAGCTGGGACGACATCGAACGCGTGAGCGGCTTGCCGCGCACCGCGCTCGAAGCGGCCGCCGACGAATACATGAAGGCGAACGCGGTGATGATCCACTATGGCATGGGTGTCACGCAGCATCGGATGGGCGTGCAAAACGTGCGCATGCTGTGCAATCTGCTGCTGCTGCGCGGCAATGTCGGCAAGCCGGGCGCGGGGCCGTCGCCGGTGCGCGGTCATTCGAACGTGCAGGGTCAGCGCACGGTCGGCATCACCGAAAAGCCGGAACTCGCGCCGCTCGATCAATTGGCCAGGCAGTTTTCGTTCGAGCCGCCGCGCGAGAAAGGCATGAACATCGTCGAAGCCTTCGAGGCGATGCTCGATGGCAAGGTCAACGCGATGATCAACCTCGGCGGCAACCTCGTGCGCTCGGTGCCCGACCGGGTGCGCACCGAACCGGCCTGGGCCGCGCTCGGGCTGACCGTCAATGTGGCGACCAAGCTCAATCGCAGCCACCTGGTGCACGGCCAGCGCTCGTATCTGCTGCCGTGCCTGAGCCGCATCGAGATCGACCGGCAGGCGAGCGGCGCGCAAGCGGTGTCGATGGAAGACAGCACGGCGCACTTTCATGGTTCGCATGGCATGGCCGAACCGGCCGCGCCGACGATCCGCTCGGAGCCGTTCATCGTCGCGGGCATCGCGAAGGCGACCCTCGGCGAGCGCTCGAGCGTCGACTGGGATGCGTGGCGCGACGACTATTCGCGGGTACGGCTGGAAATGGCGAAGACGTGGCCCGAGATGTTCGGTGATTTCGAGTCACGCATGTGGACACCCGGCGGCGTGATACGGCCGCTGCCCGCGCGCGAGCGCAAGTGGAAGACCAAAAGCGGCAAGGCCGAGTTCATGGTGCCGACTTCGATCGGCGAAGATCCGGACATGCCCGAGCGTGAGCCCGATTCGCTGCGCTTGATGACTCTGCGCAGCGACAGCCAGTTCAACACGACCATTTATGGCCTCGACGACCGCTTCAGAGGCATCAAGGGTTCGCGCATGGTGATCCTGATGAATCCCGCCGACATGGAGAAGCGCGGGCTCGCGCACGGTGACCGCATCGGCCTCGAGACGATAGCGGACGACGGTGTCGAGCGCCGCGTCGACGGGCTGAGCGTCGTGCCGTTCGATGTGCCGCAGGGATGCATCGGTGGCTATTACCCGGAATGCAATCCGCTGCTGCCGCTGTGGCACTACGCGAAAGAGAGCAAGGTGCCGGGGGCGAAATCGATTCCAGTGCGCGTGCTGGCGGCCACGCGGTGAGCGGCGCTGACACAAAAAGGCCGGCATCGTTACCTGTGCCGGCCGCTGAATTACACCCGGGCAGCGCGTGAAGGGCATGATAAGCGCGTGCCCACCTTCATGATAGTCGCGCCAGTCCCGGACTGCAGGTGTCCGTTACTCGACACTTAAGGACACAGCACGTCGCCACATAGTGTTCGTATACTGCGACGTCCCCTACGGATTCGGGGACAGCGTTTCTCCAGAAACGCTTAATGGCGATCACGTCGCAATGTCGGGTGATCGCCTTTTTTCAGGGAGCACCGCTCGAAGGAGGCTTACGCGTCGAATGTGAAGGTAAATAACGCGCGCTCGGGACAGCGCGGCAACCAATCGCCCGATGCCGATCCCATGACGCACATGCGCCGCATCGGCGTCCCTGGCCGATTGTGGTGCGTCGCGGGTCTGCCGCATGCTCACTGACAGGCATATCGAACGAAACCTGAAGGAGCAGACCATGAGCGCAACGCAGCATTCCGTGCAACAGTCGCCCGCCAACGACGACGACACGGACCTGCCAAACATGCCGGGCGAACCGGAGCCGCCAACCACCGAAGACCTCCCCGATCTGCCCGAGCCGCAGGAAGTGGGCGAGGACGGTTGACGCGCGCAGCCGCGGAGTTGCCGCACCATCATGTGCCAAGGAACCGCAATGACCCCCCAGGACTGTATCGACGCGCTCGACCGTTGCGCGAGCGCCTGTACCCGGTGTTACTCCGCGTGCATCGCTGAGCGGCATCTCGATGAAATGGAAAAATGCATCCGGCTCGACATGGATTGCGCAGCGCTGTGCCGCTTGACTTCGGAGGCCCTCGCGCGCGACACGCAGTTCATGCGCGATTTCTGCGACCTCTGCGCGCGCCTCTGCGATGTCTGCGCCGACGAATGCGCGCGTCATCCGGCGCAGCATTGCCAGGATTGCAGCGATGCGTGTCGCCGTTGCGCGGAAGCGTGCCGCGCGCTATGACAGAACGCGGGTCCGCGTGTGACCCGCGGCACGCAACCTTTAGCGCCGCGGCTTCGAGCCCTTCCAGTTCGACTTGCGTGCGAACTCGACGAACGAACCCAGATAGTCGAGCGACGCATCCGCATCGCGCGTGCCGAGAAAAATCTGCTTGGCGATGCCGGCCTTGCCGAGCTTCACGCTGACCACCGGCATACGGTCGGCGTATTCCTCGGCGAGCCAGCGCGGCAGCGCGGCCACGCCGCGCTTGCTTGCGACCATCTGCAGCATGATGTCGGTGGTTTCGATCGTCTTGTGACGGCGCGGGGCGACGTCGGCGGGGCGCAAGAACAGGTTGTAGATATCGAGGCGGTCGGTGTCGACCGGATAGGTGATCAGCGTTTCATCGACGAGCTGTTCGGGCTCCACGTAACGCGCGTTGGCCAGCCGATGCCCGTCGGCCACCACCAGCACCTGCTCGTAGTCGAACACGGGTTCGAAGCTGAGGCCGGGCCGCTTCAGCGGATCAGGCGTGACGAGCACGTCGATGTCGTAGCCGAACAGCGCGCCGATGCCGCCGAACTGGAAGCGCTGCTTGACGTCGACATCGACATCGGGCCAGCGCGCGAGGTACGGCGACACGACCTTCAGCAGCCACTGGTAACACGGATGACATTCCATGCCGATGCGCAGTGTGCCGCGCTCGCCGTTCGCGTATTGCTTCATGCGCGCTTCGGCGTGCTCGAACTGCGGCAGCAGCCGATCGGCGAGCGACAGCAGATACTGACCCGCCTGCGTGAGGCGCAGGTTGCGGCCGTCACGTTCCCAGACCGGCGTGCCGAGTTGCTGCTCGAGCTTCCTGACGGTATGGCTCAGCGCTGATTGCGTCAGATGCAGCGCACCGGCTGCCGCCGTGAGCGAGCCCTGCCGGTCCACTTCGCGGATCAGGGTGAGATGAAAGCGTTCGAGCATGACGGAGTATGAGATTCGACAAAGTGCGACGCGTATCGTAGCGCGATTATGCGGTCGGGCTGCAAAACCTGGAGACGAAGCGACAGCCCGACGCCGGGAGCATTGAGCGAATACCTACGGCTCGGAGCCCCGGTCGGGCTGAGTAGCGCATTCAGGCGCCCCCTTACGCGGACGCCGGACGAGAGCGAGTGGCCCGCCCCGTCGGCCTATCTCGGAGGAAGATCGAGCATTTCGCGCGCTTTGGCCGCACTTGCCACCGGCCGGCCGTATTCATCACACAAAGCGGCCACCCGTGCAACGAGTTGCGCGTTGCTCTTTGCCAGCGTGTCCTTGTCCCAGCGCACATTGTCTTCGAGACCGGTGCGGCAGTGCCCGCCCATTTCAAGAGTCCAGTGATTGACCTCCAACTGGTGTCGTCCGATACCAGCGGCGGTCCATGTTGCATCCGGCAATAGCGTCTTGAGTTGCTGGACCTCGAACTCGAGAATCTCGCGGCGCGCAGGCAGCGCGTTCTTTACACCCATCACGAATTGAACGTGCACCGGAGACTTCAGCAGCCCTTGCTGAACGAGATCTGCCGTGCTGTACAACATTGCCAGATCGAAGACTTCGATTTCCGGTTTGACATCGTAGTCGAGCATCATTTGCGCAAGCGCGCGCACGAAGTCCGGCGGATTTTCATAGACGGTAGTCGGGAAATTGACGGAGCCCGTTGCCAGCGACGCCATATCCGGGCGCAGGTCGAGCATGGCGCCGCGTTGCTCGAACGAACGGCCACGACCGCCTGTCGAAAACTGAATGATGATGTCAGGGCAGTGCTTCCGGATGCCGTCCTGAAGTGCGGCGAAACTCGATCGGTCGGAACTCGAGTTCTCCTGTTCGTCGCGCACGTGCAGATGAACGAGGGATGCCCCGGCTTCGTACGCTTCCTGGGTGCTTTCGATCTGCTCGGAGATCGTGATCGGCACAGCCGGGTTGTCCTTCTTGCGCGGAACTGAGCCAGTGATCGCAACAGAGATGATGCACGGTTCACTCATGGCTAACACTCCCGTTCCCGATTTTCCATTTTCCAAGTCTAGTTCAAAAGGGTGCAACTTATATTGCCGGGGAAGGGGACAGGTTCGCGTCTGTGAATAAAAGATTCGGGGAGGCTACGCGTGCCGTCTTGCCGATAATCGCGCAGTCACGATGTAAGTTTGTTGAAATAATTCGGTAGGATGCTCTCGAAGTCAACGAGGGCGAAGCGGCGGCACATCGCCTTGTTCGCCGCGACCCGTGAATAGTGATCCCATGACACTCGGTGAAATACCTTTTGCGTAGCCAGTCACGCGAACCCTGTCTAAAGTGCGCGTATCGATGCGATGCACTGACCCCTCACCACCGCAGACGATACCTCCCGCCACCACCCGATATGGCATCGTCATGGAATCCTTCACAAAACTTCTTCTTGCCGTCACCGGCGTCGTCGTTGTCGTTTCGCTGATCGAAGCAGTCGTGCTGAGCCGCAGGAAGAGTGCGTCCTCACCATTTGCCTGGCACGAGGTGTGGATCTCACTGTTCGACCTGGCCGCGCGCAGGCTGATGTCGCTGCTGCCGATCTCGGTCGCGACGCCAATTTTCAGCTTCGTGTACGACCATCGCATCTTTACGGTCGGCATCAATAGCGCGCTCATGGTGTTCGCGCTTTTCATCGGAATGGAGTTCTGCTACTACTGGTATCACCGTGCGTCGCATCGCGTGCGCTTCTTCTGGGCCACGCATGCCGTGCACCATTCGCCGAACCAGTTGACGCTTTCAACGGCCTATCGTCTCGGCCTGACCGGCAAACTGACCGGCTCGACGCTGTTCTTCGCGCCGCTCGTATGGCTGGGGATCAAGCCCGAGGTCGTGCTGCTCACGTTGTTCCTCAATCTCATGTACCAGGGCTGGTTGCATACCACGTACATTCCCAAGCTGGGCTGGTTCGAATATCTGTTCAATACGCCGTCACACCACCGTGTGCACCATGCATCGAACGTCGATTATCTGGACGCGAACTATGGTGGCGTGCTGATCATCTATGACCGGCTGTTCGGCACCTACGTGGAAGAACGCGCTGACGAACCGTGTCGCTACGGTCTCGTGACGCCGACCACGTCGCGCAACCCGCTCGTCGTCGAGTTCGAGCACTGGGCCACGCTGATTCGCGATATGGTCAACGCGAAGAGCCCGTGGATCGCGATCAATCACGTGATCCAGCCGCCGGGTTGGCTGCCGCACGGCGGAGGCGAAACGACCGAAGAACTGCGCCGCAAGAGCAAACAATCCGGCGCGGCGGGAGCGGTCAACGGCTAAGCTTTTAGTCAGGAAGTACGAAATTGCACCGGTCCGTCGCCAAGCGATTCGCGAAATCCGTAGCTGGTCTGGGTTGTATCGAGCTGTCTCAGTCATCCACGTCATTCTCTATATTCTGGCGCGCCAGAACTGGGTGATTTTGCCTTCGTGGCGAGCCGTGTCACACCGGAGCGCCGCCAGAGGCATAGAATTATTTCATCAGCGTCTGTCCTGTTCGCCATCGCTGTTAGCCTTGGTCGCTTCAGACTTCGATACGCTGCGATGACGACCGCCTCGGAGGCGCCGTGTTCCGCCGGACCTTGAATCGCACCTTGCTCCATGCTGCGGTGGTAGCTGGACTTCTGGGCGGCTGTCCGTGCCTCTTGCCAGCTGCGCTCGCCGGCGACAACGCCTCGCCCAAGTCCGCCCAGGGGAAGTTGGTTGCACCGGCCAATGCCACGACGCCATCTGACTTCCCCACCATGGTCGAGCGATACGGGCCCGCTGTAGTCCATATCCGCGCAACGGCTGCAGAGAAGCAAACATCGGCGCCGCCCCCTGAGGACATCGGCCCCCACGATCCGATTGCCGCGTTTTTCAGCGGCGTCGCGCCGCAATCCCCGGAGCCGCAACGCAATATTGCTCGCGTGACAACGGGCACCGGCTCCGGTTTCATCATCAGCCCCGATGGCCTCATTCTGACCACCGCACATGTGGTGGATCAGGCGGACGAAGTCACGGTCAGTCTGACCGACCGGCGGGAGTTCAAAGGCAAGGTGCTCGTCGTCGACACAGATAGCGACGTTGCGGTGATTCAGATCGATGCTGCGACGCTGCCGACCGTCAAGCTTGGTGACTCGTCGCGCGTGCGCGTCGGTGAACAGGTGCTGACGATCGGATCGCCCGACCGTTACCAGAACACCGTTACGACTGGCATTGTTAGCGCCACGTCGCGCCTGTTGCCCGACGGCAGCAGTTTTCCCTTTTTCGAGACCGAGGTCGCAGCCAGTCCCGACAATTCGGGCGGTCCTTTGTTTGATCGGGCGGGCGACGTGATCGGCATCGACGTGCAGGTTTATCCGGACGCGGAGCGGTACCCGAGCCTGACCTTTGCGATTCCGATCAACTCGGCGAATAAGGTGCGAGCGCAGTTGCAAACCCAGAGCAATGGCCCGGCGGGCATTCTTGGTGTAGAGGTTCAGGACGTCGGACCTGGGTTGGCGGTGGCCATTGGCCTGCAACGGCCGGCCGGGGCGCTCGTCAACGTCGTCACGCCTGGTACGCCGGCCGCCGCGAGTGGCATTAGGCCTGGCGACGTGATCATGCAGATTGGCAACAGGACGATCGCTCGCTCGGCCGAACTGTCCCAGTATGCCGCCGGGCTGCAGCCCGGAACGAAGACGACGCTCACGCTGATCCGCAGCCGAAAGCCGATGACGATTGAAATCATCGTCGGCGCGCCCGGCGCAACCCCAAGCGCCGTGCAAACCCCTGACGCAGCGTCGAATCCCCCTCCGACCCAAAGTGCAAGCGCCGCACCGGATCGCCTTGGCTTGACGATGCATCCGCTGAACAACGACGAGAAGCGGGCGAATGATCTTCCGGAAGGGATGATGGTGGACCAGGTGACCGGACCTGCGGCGACGGCTGGCATTCGCACTGGCGATATCGTCCTGTCCTTCAATGGCGAGCTGATCGAATCCCGGGAGCAAGCGAGCGCAGTGGAAGAAAAGGCGAAGAAAGCGATATCGGTGCTGATCCAGCGTCAAAATGCTCGCCGGTTTGTCTCCGTCACGCTCAGGTGACCGTCGCTGCGTGATGCGCATGCAAAGTGCCTCATAACGCAAGCGGGACTAAGGCGACG
The nucleotide sequence above comes from Paraburkholderia youngii. Encoded proteins:
- a CDS encoding FdhF/YdeP family oxidoreductase; protein product: MSNEAKSAAYPYASGGWGSVKAVATILLREKAPLKDSQVLMHQNKPDGFMCVSCSWAKPADPHTFEFCESGAKATAWDLTAKRVTPDFFEVHTVCELAKWHDHDLEEAGRLTEPLRYDPATDRYVPVSWQQAFDAIGAELRTLDPASVVFYTSGRASLETSYMLQLFARMYGTNNLPDSSNMCHESTSVGLKEAIGVGVGTVSLDDFEKTDLMFFFGQNVGTNSPRMLHQLQDARKRGVPIITFNPLREPGLLHFANPQSPVDMLTPTDTQISTQYHQVKTGGDTAAILGICKLVIEADDRAVSTGGARVVDVDFIREHTNGYEQFAQYARAASWDDIERVSGLPRTALEAAADEYMKANAVMIHYGMGVTQHRMGVQNVRMLCNLLLLRGNVGKPGAGPSPVRGHSNVQGQRTVGITEKPELAPLDQLARQFSFEPPREKGMNIVEAFEAMLDGKVNAMINLGGNLVRSVPDRVRTEPAWAALGLTVNVATKLNRSHLVHGQRSYLLPCLSRIEIDRQASGAQAVSMEDSTAHFHGSHGMAEPAAPTIRSEPFIVAGIAKATLGERSSVDWDAWRDDYSRVRLEMAKTWPEMFGDFESRMWTPGGVIRPLPARERKWKTKSGKAEFMVPTSIGEDPDMPEREPDSLRLMTLRSDSQFNTTIYGLDDRFRGIKGSRMVILMNPADMEKRGLAHGDRIGLETIADDGVERRVDGLSVVPFDVPQGCIGGYYPECNPLLPLWHYAKESKVPGAKSIPVRVLAATR
- a CDS encoding four-helix bundle copper-binding protein — its product is MTPQDCIDALDRCASACTRCYSACIAERHLDEMEKCIRLDMDCAALCRLTSEALARDTQFMRDFCDLCARLCDVCADECARHPAQHCQDCSDACRRCAEACRAL
- a CDS encoding LysR family transcriptional regulator codes for the protein MLERFHLTLIREVDRQGSLTAAAGALHLTQSALSHTVRKLEQQLGTPVWERDGRNLRLTQAGQYLLSLADRLLPQFEHAEARMKQYANGERGTLRIGMECHPCYQWLLKVVSPYLARWPDVDVDVKQRFQFGGIGALFGYDIDVLVTPDPLKRPGLSFEPVFDYEQVLVVADGHRLANARYVEPEQLVDETLITYPVDTDRLDIYNLFLRPADVAPRRHKTIETTDIMLQMVASKRGVAALPRWLAEEYADRMPVVSVKLGKAGIAKQIFLGTRDADASLDYLGSFVEFARKSNWKGSKPRR
- a CDS encoding 3-keto-5-aminohexanoate cleavage protein — protein: MSEPCIISVAITGSVPRKKDNPAVPITISEQIESTQEAYEAGASLVHLHVRDEQENSSSDRSSFAALQDGIRKHCPDIIIQFSTGGRGRSFEQRGAMLDLRPDMASLATGSVNFPTTVYENPPDFVRALAQMMLDYDVKPEIEVFDLAMLYSTADLVQQGLLKSPVHVQFVMGVKNALPARREILEFEVQQLKTLLPDATWTAAGIGRHQLEVNHWTLEMGGHCRTGLEDNVRWDKDTLAKSNAQLVARVAALCDEYGRPVASAAKAREMLDLPPR
- a CDS encoding sterol desaturase family protein, coding for MESFTKLLLAVTGVVVVVSLIEAVVLSRRKSASSPFAWHEVWISLFDLAARRLMSLLPISVATPIFSFVYDHRIFTVGINSALMVFALFIGMEFCYYWYHRASHRVRFFWATHAVHHSPNQLTLSTAYRLGLTGKLTGSTLFFAPLVWLGIKPEVVLLTLFLNLMYQGWLHTTYIPKLGWFEYLFNTPSHHRVHHASNVDYLDANYGGVLIIYDRLFGTYVEERADEPCRYGLVTPTTSRNPLVVEFEHWATLIRDMVNAKSPWIAINHVIQPPGWLPHGGGETTEELRRKSKQSGAAGAVNG
- a CDS encoding trypsin-like peptidase domain-containing protein, producing the protein MFRRTLNRTLLHAAVVAGLLGGCPCLLPAALAGDNASPKSAQGKLVAPANATTPSDFPTMVERYGPAVVHIRATAAEKQTSAPPPEDIGPHDPIAAFFSGVAPQSPEPQRNIARVTTGTGSGFIISPDGLILTTAHVVDQADEVTVSLTDRREFKGKVLVVDTDSDVAVIQIDAATLPTVKLGDSSRVRVGEQVLTIGSPDRYQNTVTTGIVSATSRLLPDGSSFPFFETEVAASPDNSGGPLFDRAGDVIGIDVQVYPDAERYPSLTFAIPINSANKVRAQLQTQSNGPAGILGVEVQDVGPGLAVAIGLQRPAGALVNVVTPGTPAAASGIRPGDVIMQIGNRTIARSAELSQYAAGLQPGTKTTLTLIRSRKPMTIEIIVGAPGATPSAVQTPDAASNPPPTQSASAAPDRLGLTMHPLNNDEKRANDLPEGMMVDQVTGPAATAGIRTGDIVLSFNGELIESREQASAVEEKAKKAISVLIQRQNARRFVSVTLR